One stretch of Shewanella sp. Arc9-LZ DNA includes these proteins:
- a CDS encoding CoA pyrophosphatase, with translation MNKHEFTLRYNLHCLRSTIASAPPSYLGREAAVLIPVIEIEQQLHIILTRRPMHLRHHPGQISFPGGKVEPNDINAIHTALREAHEEIGLLADNVDILGVFPAHKTFTGFEITPVVAMIKQPFELVLDPGEVDDCFSVPLNFFIERSNRHKMFHYRHGAHYQVHFMPFEDKFIWGVTAAIIDLLCHHIADN, from the coding sequence ATGAATAAACACGAATTCACTTTGCGCTACAACTTACATTGTTTGCGTTCGACAATTGCTTCTGCGCCCCCGTCGTACCTTGGCCGCGAAGCCGCGGTATTAATCCCTGTGATCGAAATAGAGCAACAATTACATATTATTTTAACCCGACGTCCGATGCATTTACGTCACCATCCTGGGCAAATTAGCTTTCCTGGCGGCAAAGTTGAGCCAAATGATATTAATGCCATCCACACCGCGCTGCGCGAAGCTCACGAAGAAATTGGCTTATTGGCAGATAATGTGGATATTTTAGGTGTGTTTCCAGCTCATAAAACCTTTACTGGTTTCGAGATCACCCCTGTCGTGGCAATGATAAAGCAGCCATTTGAACTGGTTCTCGATCCCGGTGAAGTGGATGATTGTTTCTCAGTACCATTGAATTTTTTTATTGAGCGCAGTAACCGTCATAAAATGTTTCATTATCGCCACGGCGCACATTATCAAGTGCACTTTATGCCATTTGAAGACAAATTTATTTGGGGGGTAACGGCAGCCATCATAGATTTACTGTGCCACCATATAGCAGATAACTAA
- the asnS gene encoding asparagine--tRNA ligase, with amino-acid sequence MSIASVASVFKGEHAVGSQVTVRGWVRTRRDSKAGISFLAVYDGSCFDPIQGVLPNSLANYNDDVLKLTAGCSVVMTGEVVASPGAGQAFELQVTEIVVTGFVDDPDTYPMSAKRHSIEHLRELAHLRPRTNIIGAVARVRNCLSQAIHRFYHQEGFIWVSTPLITASDCEGAGEMFRVSTLDMENLPRTADGKVDYDKDFFGKESFLTVSGQLNAETYACALSKVYTFGPTFRAENSNTTRHLAEFWMVEPEVAFATLDDAAELAERMLKFAFSAVLEERMDDLNFFNERVDKTVIERLQAFVSSDFAQVDYTDAVEILKNCGKKFEFAVEWGIDLQSEHERYLAEEHFKAPVVVKNYPKDIKAFYMRLNDDGKTVAAMDVLAPGIGEIIGGAQREERLDVLDMRLAEMDLSQEDYWWYRDLRRYGTVPHSGFGLGFERLVSYVTGVNNIRDVIPFPRAPRSASF; translated from the coding sequence ATGAGCATTGCATCTGTCGCTTCTGTATTTAAAGGTGAACACGCCGTTGGTTCGCAAGTCACTGTCCGTGGCTGGGTAAGAACTCGTCGTGATTCAAAAGCGGGTATCTCTTTCTTGGCCGTGTATGACGGTTCATGTTTCGACCCTATTCAAGGTGTCTTGCCTAATAGCCTAGCCAATTACAATGACGATGTATTGAAATTGACTGCTGGCTGCTCTGTCGTAATGACGGGTGAAGTAGTTGCCTCTCCTGGCGCTGGTCAAGCATTTGAATTACAAGTCACTGAAATTGTGGTTACGGGTTTTGTAGACGATCCAGATACTTACCCAATGTCGGCCAAACGCCACTCTATTGAGCATTTACGTGAACTTGCCCATCTACGCCCGCGTACTAACATTATTGGTGCAGTAGCCCGTGTACGTAACTGCTTATCACAAGCGATTCACCGCTTCTATCACCAAGAAGGATTTATCTGGGTATCTACCCCGTTAATTACCGCTTCTGACTGTGAAGGTGCGGGCGAAATGTTCCGCGTGTCGACCTTAGACATGGAAAATCTACCTCGCACTGCTGACGGTAAAGTCGATTACGATAAAGATTTTTTCGGTAAAGAATCATTTTTAACCGTGTCGGGTCAGTTAAACGCTGAAACTTATGCTTGTGCGTTATCGAAAGTATATACTTTTGGCCCAACGTTCCGTGCTGAAAACTCAAACACCACTCGCCACCTTGCAGAATTCTGGATGGTTGAGCCTGAAGTGGCATTCGCAACGTTAGATGATGCGGCTGAGTTAGCGGAAAGAATGCTTAAATTCGCGTTTAGCGCAGTGCTTGAAGAACGCATGGATGATTTAAACTTCTTTAACGAACGTGTTGATAAAACCGTTATCGAACGTTTACAAGCATTCGTTAGCAGTGACTTTGCTCAAGTGGATTACACTGATGCGGTTGAAATCCTTAAAAACTGTGGTAAGAAGTTTGAATTCGCAGTTGAATGGGGTATTGATTTACAATCTGAGCACGAACGCTACTTAGCTGAAGAGCATTTTAAAGCGCCTGTTGTCGTTAAGAACTACCCGAAAGACATTAAAGCTTTCTATATGCGCTTAAACGATGATGGCAAGACTGTTGCAGCAATGGACGTATTGGCACCAGGTATTGGTGAGATTATCGGTGGTGCACAGCGTGAAGAGCGTTTAGACGTGCTTGATATGCGTTTAGCTGAAATGGATTTAAGCCAAGAAGATTACTGGTGGTATCGTGACCTACGTCGTTATGGCACCGTACCTCATTCAGGTTTTGGTTTAGGTTTCGAGCGTTTAGTGTCGTATGTTACTGGCGTTAACAACATTCGTGATGTTATCCCATTCCCACGCGCCCCACGTTCAGCCAGTTTCTAA
- the glgX gene encoding glycogen debranching protein GlgX: protein MDMTSGYPYPLGATLDDNGVNFSLFSAHATQVVLCIFDATGEVEVAQYIMSEQTRQIWHCHLADAQAGLLYGYRVFGPYQPQLGHRFNHHKLLLDPYAKKLVGEVIYHPALYGYDIEARDEDLSFDTQDSAPYVPKAQVIDCGFVNDIPIEPLNISLARSIIFETHIKGFTQQHPKVSSEQQGTFAGLASQPIIDYLQNLGITCIELLPVHGFFDEPFLIEKGLNNYWGYNSIAFMAPHSAYLSASDDIAEFRQMVSTLHRAGIEVILDVVFNHTAEGNHLGPTYGFRGIDNASYYRLLPNDKRFNINDTGCGNTFNLNHPQVLMLVMDSLRYWVEVMGVDGFRFDLASCLGREAYGFDPGSGFFDAITQDPVLCKVKLIAEPWDIGPGGYQLGNYPVAFSEWNDRYRDAMRKFWRGDSGLLPEFAKRFHGSSDFFEHNGRGPAASINFITSHDGFSLHDVVSYDDRHNLANGEDNRDGHQENCSSNYGIEGECDDVAINAIRNRQKRNLLTCLLLSQGVPMLLAGDESSQTQQGNNNAYCQDNPIGWFDWQQIDWSLVNFTAQLITLRKRFPMLCHQAFIHKPEALFDNGLAWFNRQGEAMTKSHWCEHHTRTLSVILTGNLGDADVGAVAESTEALLLMINVDESPHTFTLPQLPHFRYWHCLLHTQESEPVVDASQQVNLISRSLMLFHTEFTRSN, encoded by the coding sequence ATGGATATGACCAGCGGTTATCCTTATCCACTAGGGGCGACACTCGATGATAACGGGGTGAATTTTTCGTTGTTTTCGGCGCATGCCACTCAAGTCGTATTGTGTATCTTTGATGCCACTGGAGAAGTTGAGGTCGCGCAATACATCATGAGCGAGCAAACTCGACAAATTTGGCACTGTCATCTTGCTGATGCACAAGCAGGGCTATTGTATGGTTATCGTGTCTTTGGCCCATATCAACCTCAATTAGGTCATCGCTTTAATCATCATAAATTGTTACTCGATCCCTATGCAAAAAAGCTGGTGGGCGAGGTGATATATCATCCTGCGCTTTATGGTTATGACATTGAAGCCAGGGACGAAGATTTGTCATTTGATACCCAAGATAGTGCGCCATATGTGCCTAAAGCACAGGTTATTGATTGCGGCTTTGTCAATGATATTCCAATTGAGCCGCTTAATATTAGCCTTGCGCGCAGCATTATATTTGAAACCCATATAAAAGGGTTTACCCAACAGCATCCCAAGGTCAGCAGCGAGCAACAAGGCACCTTTGCAGGTTTAGCGAGCCAACCTATCATCGATTATTTACAAAACTTAGGCATAACCTGTATAGAGCTATTACCCGTGCATGGTTTTTTTGATGAGCCATTTTTAATTGAAAAGGGCCTCAATAACTATTGGGGATATAACAGTATTGCTTTTATGGCGCCGCACAGCGCTTATTTGTCTGCATCGGATGACATTGCTGAATTTAGGCAGATGGTTTCTACACTTCATCGAGCCGGCATTGAAGTCATTTTGGATGTGGTATTTAACCATACTGCAGAAGGTAACCATTTAGGGCCAACGTATGGTTTCCGCGGGATCGACAATGCCAGTTACTACCGTTTATTACCCAATGATAAGCGTTTTAACATTAACGATACCGGTTGTGGTAACACCTTTAATCTTAATCATCCCCAAGTACTGATGCTGGTAATGGATTCGCTGCGCTATTGGGTTGAAGTGATGGGCGTGGATGGATTTAGATTTGATTTAGCCAGTTGCCTTGGACGAGAAGCCTATGGCTTTGACCCAGGAAGTGGATTTTTTGACGCCATCACTCAAGATCCTGTGCTGTGTAAAGTGAAATTGATTGCTGAGCCATGGGACATTGGACCTGGTGGTTATCAGTTAGGCAATTACCCTGTGGCATTCAGTGAATGGAATGACCGTTACCGTGATGCTATGCGCAAATTCTGGCGCGGTGACAGTGGTTTGTTACCTGAATTTGCTAAACGATTTCATGGTTCGAGTGACTTTTTTGAACATAACGGTCGCGGGCCAGCAGCCAGTATCAATTTTATCACCAGTCATGATGGTTTCAGTTTGCATGATGTAGTCAGTTATGACGATCGTCATAACTTGGCCAACGGTGAAGACAACCGCGATGGACATCAAGAAAACTGTAGCAGTAATTATGGCATAGAAGGCGAGTGCGACGATGTCGCCATCAATGCCATTCGCAACCGACAAAAGCGCAATTTATTAACGTGCTTGTTGCTATCTCAGGGGGTGCCGATGCTATTGGCTGGCGATGAATCTAGCCAAACTCAACAAGGTAATAACAATGCCTACTGCCAAGACAATCCGATTGGTTGGTTCGACTGGCAGCAAATAGATTGGTCGTTGGTGAATTTTACCGCTCAGTTGATCACCTTACGTAAACGCTTTCCGATGTTGTGTCATCAAGCATTTATTCATAAACCAGAAGCATTATTCGATAACGGTTTAGCGTGGTTTAACCGCCAAGGTGAAGCGATGACGAAATCACATTGGTGTGAACATCATACCCGCACCTTAAGCGTTATTTTAACCGGTAATTTAGGTGATGCCGATGTTGGCGCCGTTGCTGAAAGTACTGAAGCCTTATTGTTGATGATCAATGTCGATGAGTCCCCACATACATTTACATTACCGCAATTGCCTCACTTTCGTTATTGGCATTGTTTATTGCATACCCAAGAAAGTGAGCCAGTGGTGGATGCCAGTCAGCAAGTCAATTTAATCAGCCGTAGTTTAATGTTATTTCATACCGAGTTTACAAGGAGCAATTGA
- the malQ gene encoding 4-alpha-glucanotransferase, producing the protein MGLEKLLYLQGVGAEFIDCFGNLVHIPAKDRQGILTTMLLQSSFDQHEHLHGMNKPDQQLFDVQAFTQQHLSPPKIDARIAQLDVQPWLVPLHGFQWCTIDKPHVDIYLPEHYSSEFVVTISGENIDTISVNADVSDCVIAGEYHINDQRYCQYRLILDKAKLHLGYHQLDLAFINDPQHKDTLHGQLMVAPSTAYQGRLVQPLNSSKQSWGLNAQLYALRNDAQWGIGDFGNLAELIEYAAHAGADFILLNPLHAVDISQPDNPSPYSPTDRRRLNPLYIQIEAVHEYKALNGELSSQKWQQKRLVLNQAHLINYDEVYSLKYAAFEKMYQIFCSHHIKLETPRYKAYKEFVLQDEAALMQFVTVEVALASKYFTQDVGFYLYLQFVADEQLQACQLNAKQCGMSIGLIRDLAVGAVSHGAEISANADLFCDNASIGAPPDPFAEQGQNWGLTPFDPVKLKQHNFSHFIQLVRSNMQSCGALRIDHVMGLLRLWWWPLHEELGKGCYVYYPLDTLLAIVCLESQRARCIVIGEDLGIVPPEIVSCLHQAGILSNELFYFCKDHNGFKPPQDYKRQSLMMLANHDVPTLSAWWFAADLRLRRQLELIETDDKLHQVMDQRQQEKQQLIDLLIREQAFELPTPMTSAEQLDFDSVLLAWIRVAAKGNAQLFSVQLSDLVADKHGVNIPGTWKEFPNWQRRLPLSIKQMSQSPKVQQRLEAIASARKSRTHASAVNTSAVNT; encoded by the coding sequence ATGGGACTAGAGAAGTTGCTATATTTGCAAGGCGTTGGGGCAGAGTTTATCGATTGTTTCGGTAATCTTGTTCACATACCTGCTAAGGACAGGCAGGGCATTTTAACCACAATGTTGTTGCAATCGTCGTTTGATCAACATGAGCACCTTCATGGTATGAATAAGCCTGACCAGCAACTATTCGATGTACAGGCTTTTACTCAGCAGCACTTATCACCACCAAAGATAGACGCCAGAATAGCGCAACTCGATGTACAGCCTTGGTTGGTACCGCTACATGGTTTTCAGTGGTGTACTATTGATAAGCCTCATGTTGATATCTATCTGCCAGAGCATTATTCATCTGAGTTTGTGGTGACCATCAGCGGTGAAAATATTGACACAATTTCGGTGAATGCCGATGTGAGTGATTGTGTTATTGCTGGCGAATATCATATTAATGATCAACGTTATTGCCAATATCGTTTAATACTTGATAAAGCTAAATTACATTTAGGTTATCACCAACTCGATTTAGCGTTTATTAACGATCCTCAGCATAAAGATACCTTACATGGTCAGTTGATGGTTGCACCGTCTACGGCTTATCAAGGTCGCTTAGTGCAACCACTTAACAGCAGTAAGCAATCTTGGGGGCTTAATGCGCAACTGTATGCATTGCGTAATGATGCGCAATGGGGCATTGGTGATTTTGGCAATTTAGCTGAGCTTATTGAGTACGCTGCCCATGCTGGTGCTGATTTTATTCTTCTCAATCCATTACATGCAGTAGACATAAGCCAGCCAGATAACCCCAGTCCATACAGTCCAACAGACCGCCGTCGGTTAAACCCCTTGTACATACAAATAGAAGCCGTTCATGAATATAAAGCCCTTAATGGGGAGTTATCATCACAAAAATGGCAGCAAAAAAGGTTAGTACTGAATCAAGCACATCTTATTAATTACGATGAAGTGTACAGTCTTAAATACGCAGCATTCGAGAAAATGTATCAAATATTTTGTTCTCACCACATCAAGCTAGAAACCCCAAGATACAAGGCCTATAAAGAGTTTGTTTTACAAGATGAAGCTGCGTTAATGCAGTTTGTTACCGTTGAGGTGGCATTAGCATCTAAATATTTCACTCAAGATGTTGGCTTTTATTTGTATCTGCAATTTGTCGCCGATGAACAATTACAAGCTTGTCAGTTGAATGCAAAACAATGCGGTATGAGTATTGGGCTTATTCGTGATTTGGCCGTAGGTGCGGTGAGTCATGGCGCTGAAATTAGTGCCAATGCAGATTTGTTTTGTGATAACGCCAGTATCGGCGCACCACCAGATCCTTTTGCTGAGCAAGGCCAAAATTGGGGCTTAACCCCATTCGACCCCGTGAAATTAAAGCAGCATAATTTTAGCCATTTTATCCAATTGGTTCGCAGTAATATGCAAAGCTGCGGCGCGCTGAGAATTGATCATGTTATGGGATTACTACGTTTGTGGTGGTGGCCTCTGCATGAAGAACTTGGTAAAGGTTGCTATGTATATTATCCGCTGGACACCTTGCTCGCCATTGTTTGTTTAGAAAGCCAGCGTGCTCGTTGCATCGTGATTGGCGAAGATTTAGGCATAGTACCACCAGAGATTGTGTCGTGTTTACACCAAGCGGGCATTTTATCAAATGAATTATTTTATTTCTGTAAAGACCATAATGGGTTTAAACCACCACAAGACTATAAACGTCAAAGCCTGATGATGTTGGCTAATCACGATGTACCGACACTTTCTGCGTGGTGGTTTGCTGCGGATTTACGCCTACGACGTCAACTTGAATTGATTGAAACCGATGACAAGTTACATCAGGTCATGGACCAGCGTCAGCAAGAAAAACAGCAATTGATTGACTTGCTTATCCGCGAACAAGCATTTGAGCTACCAACCCCCATGACATCAGCCGAACAATTAGATTTTGATAGTGTGTTGTTGGCTTGGATCCGCGTTGCTGCTAAGGGCAATGCACAACTATTTAGTGTGCAATTAAGTGATTTAGTCGCTGATAAACACGGGGTAAATATTCCCGGTACTTGGAAAGAGTTCCCTAATTGGCAACGCCGATTACCCCTGTCTATCAAACAAATGTCCCAAAGTCCTAAAGTGCAGCAACGTCTTGAAGCGATAGCATCGGCGCGAAAGTCCCGAACTCACGCCAGTGCAGTTAACACAAGTGCAGTAAACACATAG
- a CDS encoding Hsp20/alpha crystallin family protein: MNDKAEHYEISADLPGVDKKDIHVTVDGDLLTIEATTAEENERVIRKERRSGKYVRSLPLRADQMKLI, encoded by the coding sequence ATTAATGATAAGGCTGAGCACTATGAAATTAGTGCAGATTTACCTGGCGTAGATAAAAAAGATATTCACGTTACGGTTGATGGAGATTTGCTCACAATCGAGGCAACTACAGCCGAAGAAAATGAGCGTGTGATCAGAAAAGAACGTCGCTCTGGTAAGTATGTGCGCAGTTTACCCTTGAGAGCAGACCAAATGAAGCTAATATAA
- the glgB gene encoding 1,4-alpha-glucan branching protein GlgB: protein MTVATPYFQQGSEMALLNGEYTDVFSLLGMHSVNDDKALVVRCLIPGALSVDVLNAKDRRKVATLEQVNEQGLFAGKMGRRVNHFAYLLRVQYPLCEQLITDPYQFDSLLNPDDVYLFGEGSQLQTYHFQGANWREHHDVKGVHFCVWAPNAKQVAVIGDFNLWDNKRHVLRHHPASGLWDIFIAEVEPDQHYKYAISDMHGNQVIKSDPYAVAMQPSPHNASKIPRVEGYDWQDSQWLTERASHQPHVQPMSIYEVQLASWRRKGDDGQDYTDYSQLIAELVPYIKEMGFTHLQLMPISEYPFDGSWGYQPVGLFAPTYRFGDANGLKSFIDACHQQGIAVLLDWVPAHFPRDPHGLVRFDGSCLYEHDDPRKGEHPDWDTLIYNYGRAEVRSFLYSNAHYWLDEFHFDGLRLDAVSSMLYLDYSRTADQWIPNEFGGRENLEAISFLQELNARMYQCFPGINMIAEESTAWPGVTQATSNNGLGFGFKWNMGWMNDTLRYISCDPLFRRYHHGELTFSLVYAFTEQFILSLSHDEVVHGKGSLLHKIPGDDWQKFATLRAYYGFMWTHPGKKLLFMGNEFAQRNEWNHNQSLDWHLLTYAPHQGVQDWVRDLNQCYQQYPALYQRDHHSDGFQWLDCNNAENNILVFCRFGMDKQQHVVIVVNMSPQVYHDFRVGVPAEQCYSEMLNSDHRHYGGSHVVNDNPCEAQATPWQGMSHSIVITVPPLGCSIWAPELDERTGLTRKLDESTE from the coding sequence ATGACAGTAGCGACCCCGTATTTTCAACAAGGTAGTGAAATGGCCTTATTAAATGGTGAGTACACCGATGTGTTTTCACTGCTTGGTATGCACAGTGTTAATGATGATAAAGCGCTGGTTGTTCGTTGCTTAATACCTGGTGCGCTCAGTGTTGATGTGTTGAATGCTAAAGATCGACGTAAAGTGGCGACGCTTGAGCAAGTGAATGAACAAGGTTTATTTGCCGGTAAAATGGGCCGCAGAGTTAACCATTTTGCTTATCTATTACGGGTGCAATATCCGTTGTGTGAGCAGCTTATCACCGACCCATATCAATTTGACAGTCTACTTAATCCTGACGATGTGTATTTATTTGGCGAAGGAAGCCAGCTGCAAACATACCATTTTCAAGGTGCTAATTGGCGTGAACATCACGATGTAAAAGGGGTTCATTTTTGTGTTTGGGCGCCAAATGCTAAGCAAGTTGCGGTGATTGGTGATTTTAATTTATGGGACAATAAGCGCCATGTGTTGCGTCATCATCCAGCCAGTGGGCTGTGGGATATTTTCATTGCCGAGGTTGAACCCGATCAACACTATAAATATGCCATTAGCGATATGCATGGCAATCAAGTTATTAAGTCCGATCCTTATGCGGTCGCCATGCAACCGTCACCTCATAATGCGTCGAAAATACCTCGAGTAGAAGGCTATGACTGGCAAGATAGTCAATGGTTAACAGAACGGGCAAGTCATCAACCACATGTACAACCTATGTCTATTTATGAGGTGCAATTAGCCTCATGGCGCCGCAAGGGGGATGACGGCCAAGATTATACCGATTACTCGCAGTTAATAGCCGAGTTGGTGCCTTATATCAAAGAAATGGGGTTTACCCATTTACAGCTAATGCCAATCAGTGAATATCCGTTCGATGGCTCTTGGGGTTATCAACCCGTGGGGTTATTTGCGCCGACGTATCGCTTTGGTGATGCCAATGGCCTTAAATCTTTTATCGATGCATGCCACCAGCAAGGCATTGCGGTGTTACTCGATTGGGTGCCAGCTCATTTTCCTCGCGATCCTCACGGTTTGGTACGGTTTGACGGCAGTTGCTTATATGAACATGACGATCCCCGTAAAGGCGAACATCCGGATTGGGATACATTAATTTATAACTATGGCCGCGCGGAAGTGCGCAGTTTTTTATACAGTAATGCGCATTACTGGCTAGATGAATTTCATTTTGATGGCTTACGCCTTGATGCTGTGTCGTCAATGCTCTATCTCGATTATAGCCGTACAGCTGATCAATGGATCCCCAATGAGTTTGGCGGCCGTGAAAATCTTGAGGCAATCAGCTTTCTGCAAGAATTAAACGCACGTATGTATCAGTGTTTTCCTGGTATTAACATGATTGCTGAAGAGTCCACCGCATGGCCTGGGGTGACACAAGCCACCAGTAATAATGGCTTAGGATTCGGCTTTAAGTGGAATATGGGCTGGATGAACGACACACTGCGTTATATCAGTTGCGATCCCCTTTTTAGGCGTTATCACCATGGAGAGCTCACTTTTAGCTTAGTTTATGCCTTTACCGAACAATTTATTTTGTCACTCAGTCATGATGAAGTGGTTCACGGTAAGGGCTCGTTACTGCATAAAATTCCTGGTGATGACTGGCAGAAGTTCGCCACATTACGCGCTTATTATGGCTTTATGTGGACCCATCCGGGCAAAAAACTGTTGTTTATGGGTAACGAGTTTGCCCAGCGCAACGAATGGAATCATAACCAGAGCCTCGACTGGCATTTATTAACCTATGCACCACATCAAGGTGTGCAAGATTGGGTGCGCGATCTCAATCAATGCTATCAACAATATCCTGCCTTATATCAACGTGATCATCATAGCGACGGTTTCCAATGGCTCGACTGCAACAATGCTGAAAATAACATTTTAGTATTTTGTCGTTTTGGCATGGATAAGCAACAACATGTCGTGATTGTGGTCAACATGTCTCCACAGGTTTATCACGATTTCAGAGTGGGTGTACCTGCGGAGCAATGCTACAGCGAAATGCTCAACAGCGACCATCGTCACTATGGCGGCAGTCACGTCGTCAATGATAATCCCTGTGAAGCTCAAGCGACGCCATGGCAGGGCATGTCACACAGTATTGTCATTACTGTCCCTCCGTTAGGTTGCAGCATTTGGGCTCCAGAACTGGACGAACGAACTGGGCTAACCAGAAAGCTAGATGAGTCGACGGAATAA